From the genome of Candidatus Zixiibacteriota bacterium, one region includes:
- a CDS encoding SDR family oxidoreductase, with amino-acid sequence MGIDGKGAIVTGGSLGIGAAIALDLAHEGCNVAINYRRHDTEAKEIVKEIESMGRKALAIQADVSSHSDAQNMVETVVKEFGKLDILVCNAGINWDGVIWKMTEKQWDQVINVNLKGYFNYNKAAALVFKDQKGGKIVNISSINGIRGKFGQANYSASKGGEIAMSKTLAKELGKFNVNVNVVAPGMVMTEMARNIPAEFLNMAIDETVLGRIATADDVAHLVTFLCSDKARHITGEVFKIDGGQYI; translated from the coding sequence TTGGGTATTGATGGAAAAGGAGCCATTGTAACAGGTGGCAGTCTCGGAATAGGAGCAGCAATAGCCCTGGATTTGGCGCATGAGGGCTGCAATGTGGCCATAAACTATAGGCGGCACGATACAGAGGCAAAGGAGATAGTGAAAGAAATAGAGAGTATGGGGAGAAAGGCCCTTGCCATACAAGCAGATGTATCCAGCCATTCGGACGCCCAGAACATGGTCGAGACCGTTGTAAAGGAATTCGGCAAGCTTGATATCCTGGTCTGCAATGCTGGCATTAACTGGGACGGTGTCATTTGGAAGATGACGGAGAAACAGTGGGATCAGGTGATCAACGTCAACTTGAAAGGCTACTTCAATTACAACAAAGCAGCCGCACTTGTCTTCAAGGATCAGAAAGGCGGGAAAATCGTAAACATATCATCGATCAACGGCATAAGAGGCAAATTCGGGCAAGCTAACTATTCGGCATCCAAGGGGGGCGAAATTGCCATGAGCAAGACCCTGGCGAAAGAGCTCGGCAAGTTCAACGTTAATGTCAATGTAGTGGCGCCAGGAATGGTTATGACCGAAATGGCGAGGAACATACCGGCTGAGTTTCTCAACATGGCTATTGATGAAACTGTACTGGGGCGAATTGCCACTGCAGATGATGTGGCTCATCTTGTGACCTTCCTTTGTTCGGACAAAGCACGCCATATAACCGGAGAGGTCTTCAAAATCGATGGTGGTCAGTATATATAG
- a CDS encoding thiolase domain-containing protein codes for MTRVGIIGLGHGQFGRRSDATVQELAFEAFREAIQDAQIDPKEIDGSVIGSVPEYHKQRSLPGVVQEYLGLNPLPTWLTEVACASGSAAIRTAWMGIRSGAHRIMAVIGCQKMTELSTPEILALMGRVGEVQWESVFGTTFPAYYALFAQSHMHEYGTTRRQLLQVAVKNHFYGARNPNALFRKEITIEKALESDPVSDPLQVYDCCANADGAACVILASEEIAKESAKPVAWLDGVGCATASMSVLRRPNLVGLPSAEKASQIAYEMAGVSSKDIKVAEVHDCFTIAEIMAYEDLGFCEKGRGGRFIEDRQSYIGGQTPVNVDGGLKAKGHPIGATGVSMTVEIVKQLRGEAGERQVQNADIGLTHNVGGIGQYCFVHVLRRD; via the coding sequence ATGACCCGAGTGGGAATAATTGGATTGGGACACGGGCAATTCGGACGCAGAAGCGACGCGACCGTTCAGGAACTAGCATTCGAGGCTTTTCGCGAGGCAATTCAAGACGCCCAGATAGACCCTAAGGAGATCGACGGTTCAGTCATCGGTTCTGTCCCGGAATATCACAAACAGCGTTCACTTCCCGGAGTGGTACAGGAATACCTGGGACTGAACCCGCTACCGACATGGCTTACAGAAGTTGCTTGCGCTTCCGGTAGCGCGGCTATTCGTACTGCCTGGATGGGCATACGATCAGGAGCTCACAGGATTATGGCGGTCATTGGCTGTCAGAAGATGACAGAGCTTTCCACGCCTGAGATTCTGGCTCTCATGGGGCGGGTAGGTGAAGTGCAGTGGGAATCTGTATTTGGCACGACCTTCCCCGCATATTATGCCTTGTTCGCTCAGAGTCACATGCACGAATACGGAACTACCCGTCGGCAACTCCTCCAGGTAGCCGTAAAGAACCATTTCTATGGCGCAAGGAATCCCAATGCACTATTCAGGAAAGAAATTACCATCGAAAAAGCGCTGGAATCCGACCCGGTATCTGACCCCTTGCAGGTGTACGACTGCTGTGCCAACGCGGATGGGGCGGCATGTGTGATCCTAGCTTCAGAAGAAATTGCGAAGGAATCCGCGAAACCTGTGGCCTGGCTTGACGGTGTCGGATGCGCTACGGCCAGTATGTCTGTACTGAGAAGGCCAAACCTCGTCGGGCTTCCCAGCGCAGAGAAAGCCTCACAGATAGCGTATGAAATGGCCGGGGTCAGCTCGAAGGACATTAAGGTCGCTGAGGTTCATGACTGTTTCACCATTGCTGAGATCATGGCCTATGAGGATTTGGGATTCTGCGAGAAGGGCAGAGGGGGCCGTTTTATAGAAGATAGGCAATCGTATATAGGAGGGCAGACGCCCGTGAACGTAGATGGTGGGTTGAAGGCAAAGGGGCATCCAATTGGAGCCACTGGCGTGTCAATGACTGTTGAAATCGTGAAACAACTCAGAGGAGAGGCAGGGGAACGCCAGGTGCAAAATGCTGATATAGGACTCACACATAATGTCGGCGGAATCGGACAATACTGTTTTGTCCATGTCCTTAGGAGGGATTAG
- a CDS encoding Zn-ribbon domain-containing OB-fold protein, translating to MFKWFGKVNFSQYTKVSEFANHLKDGHLMGSKCKQCGHESFPPRADCNQCLSGDFEYLEFGGQATLLSHTTIHAAPTGFEDVAPYTIGVVDLKETGRLLAWFGDTVSDDEIKIGMELQVVPQIFEELEEIKVYYSLEKPGTTWSVSKSAM from the coding sequence ATGTTCAAATGGTTTGGAAAAGTCAATTTCTCTCAGTATACCAAGGTTTCAGAGTTCGCCAATCACCTGAAAGATGGGCACCTTATGGGGTCCAAATGTAAACAGTGTGGGCATGAATCATTCCCACCGCGGGCTGATTGCAATCAATGCCTCTCAGGAGATTTCGAATATTTAGAATTCGGCGGACAGGCGACACTGCTCTCGCACACCACGATCCACGCTGCCCCCACGGGATTCGAGGACGTCGCCCCTTACACAATAGGAGTGGTCGATCTGAAAGAGACCGGTCGGCTACTGGCCTGGTTCGGCGATACGGTATCTGACGATGAGATAAAGATAGGTATGGAACTTCAGGTCGTGCCCCAGATCTTCGAAGAACTGGAGGAAATCAAGGTCTATTATTCCCTGGAGAAACCGGGTACAACCTGGTCTGTCTCCAAATCCGCAATGTGA